The bacterium DNA window GAACAACCGGTCATCGAGCATTGTGTAACGCTGCGACTTGACCTGCAAATCCGCCATTAGCCGCAGCGGCCTGGCCAATTGAATCAGATTGTGCACGTAGCCGGCATACACCTGCTTCCCGACGCGATAGTCGTAGTAGTGCTGGTCCGGCTCTGCGTCCGCGGGCAGGGCATTGGCCCACTGCACCGTGCCTTCGTGCCGTGCTTTGTGCAGGCGCAGCTCCGCGCCGACAACGGTCTGGCCGTAGCGGTGTGACCACGTGACACGGGGCACCCAACCGCCGTCAAGCTCCGCGATATTCCGCCGCTGCAGCAAATCAGTCGTGAGTTCGCCCGGCGCCAGGTCAAAGAAGTATTGACTCAAGTCTTGTTCAGTCCGGTACTGGTCGTAGTATCCGTCGCCGCGAAAGATGTAGAGGGAGTTGTCCGCGATGACATGGTCGCGCACGCGCCACGAATCGTGAAGCTCGTAATGCGGCTGGAAAAAGTTGTCAATCTCGCCCGCGAATGTGAACGGGTTGAACCGGCGATCGCTGTCCCGATCTCCGGTCACCGATCCGTCGAGGTATTCTTTCGATATCCCCTCGTAGGCCAAATGCGTGCGCTCCGGTCCACCGTAGAAGATCATGCGCGTCGTGTGCCGACTCGAGAAGCGCGTGGCCGCCAGATAATAGCTCCACATTTTCGCCCACGAGCCGAAGCGGTAGCCATCGGTTTCCATACGCGTCAGACGCCCTGCGAATCCAAGACGCTCTCCAACCCGCCCGGACGAGAATTGCACGCTCGCCCGTCGCGTATTCCACGATCCGTACATTCCTTCGGCGCGCAGCCGCGGCCGATCCCCCTGCCCCGGCGTCGTCGTCACAAGATTAATCGAACCGCCGAGCGCCGCCGCGCCGTAAAGGGAGTTGCCCACGCCGCGCTGGGCTTGGATGTCTTGCACGTCCTCGGCAAAGTCCGGCAGGTCAATCCAGAACACCTCGTGCGACTCCGCGTCATTCAACGGAATGCCGTTCAGATAGACTCCCACCCGATTCTGGCTGAAACCGCGCATGCGCAAATATGAGTAACCGAAGCCGTTCCCGCCGTCGGAGTACGTATTTACGTTCGGCAACTGTGTAAGCAATAGTGGCAGGTCCTGAGCATGATTCGTGCGGTCGAGCTGAGTGCTATTCACGTTCGAGAACGTCACGGGATAGTCGGAATTCACCCGCGAAGTCGTCACGGTAACATCGTCCAACCGGTATTTCGGGGCGTCTTGAAAAGCCCCTGCGCCGTCAGGTCCTTGCCCAAAGGGCTTTAGCTCCACGTTGTATTCAGTCTGTTCGGCATCGGCCAGGACCAGCACCGCAGCCAGCGGCGCATAACCCGGCTTGGATATTCTGACGACAATGCTCGCCGCCGCATAACTCTCGGTATGATAGCGCCCGAAGCGGTCACTCACAGCGGCTGTGTCCAAGTCTACCTCAATCAATGCGCCTTCAATTGCCCGTCCGGTCGCCCAATCGCTGACGATCCCGGTGAGCGCGGATTGTGCCCACAACGAGCCCGCCCAAACCAAACTTACCAGCAAAATCTTCATCACAGTGTCTCCAAGAAAACAAAAAGCCGCAGCTCGTTCAATAGAACGGCCACGGCCTATCACCAAAGAAGAGGGCGCATAAGTGAGCGGCTCTTCATTCGACCGCGCCGTTTCCTTCGCCGGCATTATCCGGATCAGGTTCGGAGGGACTCTCTCAGGCCGCTTGCGGATTGCTCCGTTCGACCACCCCTACGGCTGCATGGGCAAGATACGCAACCTACCCGAATCAGTCAAGCACGGGGTCAGGTGAACCGAATATGCCTCTCGCGGGAAGTTTCACAAAGTAAATCTCAATGTACTGTGACAAAGGCACTTGACTCATGAAAGGATTCAAGTTATATTTAATGCGACTTGATTAGTCATATTTAGGAAAATCCACATGTTAATTTCGCTGCAAGCCGATTATGCCCTCCGACTCCTGATGTTTGTCGCTCGTGGACACTCCGAGGGCAAGACGTTCGTCACGCGGGACATCGCTGAACAACAGCACATCCCACGCGTTTTTCTGACGAAAATCGTCGCTTATCTGTCTGCGGAGGGCCTGCTCGAGACCCATCGCGGCAAGGGAGGCGGCATTGCCTTGGCGCGGAAGCCGGAAGAAATCAATATGTTGGAGATAATTGAGGCGTTTGAAGGCAGTCTGGCCTTCAACGAGTGTACGACTGACCCGCATTCTTGCGTGCGGTCGCAAGAGTGCACGATTCGCCACGTCTGGCGCGAGGCAGAAGACAATTTGCGTGGGTTCTTCCGGACTCGGTCCCTGCAGGATCTCTTGGATATCGAGAAGACCCAGTACTTCACCCAGATCCAGTCCATTTTCCAGACTTCGGACAATGGTGCCACAGGCGACCATCCGAAGCCAATTCCAGCAGTCTCTTAGACCGTTGAACGTTGCCTGGCTGTTGCGGGCCGCCGCGCCAACTGCGGCTTCATCGGATTAGATCATTTGACCATTACTTAGCGGAGCGTTTGTGAAGCAGCTCGAAATTCGTGACCTGTTCGTCGCCGTCGAAGGCAAGGAGATTCTGAAGGGCCTGAACCTGACCGTTCCGGTCGGTGAGGTGCATGCGATCATGGGACCCAACGGCAGTGGCAAGTCCACTTTGTCCGCCGCGATCATGGGCCATCCGAAATACGAAGTCACCGGTGGCGACATTATCTGGGGCGGCGAGAGCCTGTTGGAGCTGGAACCCGATGTTCGCGCCAAGCAGGGTCTGTTTCTGGCGTTTCAATATCCGCAGGAGATTTACGGCGTGTCCGTGAACAACTTTCTGCGTTTGGCGATGACTGAACGCTTTGGCCAGACGCCGAGCTTCAAGGAATTCGATGCTGAAATCAAGAAGTGGCTCGAATTGCTCGAAATTCGTCCCGAGTTCACCAAGCGCTTCCTGAATGAAGGATTTTCCGGCGGCGAAAAGAAGCGCAATGAGATCTTGCAGATGGGGATGCTTAAGCCCGAGATGGCAATCATGGACGAGACCGATTCCGGTCTCGATATTGATGCGCTCAAGATCGTCTCCAATGGCGTGAATACGCTGCGCGGTCCGAATTTCGGTGCACTGGTGATCACGCACTATCAGCGCCTGCTGAACTATATCGTGCCCGACTATGTACACATTCTCGTGGATGGTCGGATTGTCAAGTCCGGCGACAAGTCGTTGGCCCTGACGCTTGAAGAGCAGGGCTACGACTGGATCAAGGACGAAGTCGCGGCCTAACGACTCGTGTCCGATCAGGTCGCACAGCTTCTGGCGCGCGTGCGCTCCGAGTTGCAGCTCAGTGTCCAGTTGACTTCTGCGGGCAAGATCGAACTGGACGCTTCCGGTTTCAGTTTGCCCAAGTGGCCGAAGAAGCTCGACCCGCAGCGTTGCGTCGTAATAGACACAACGGCGGCCGCCGACGGCTATGCCTGGCCGACTCCCCGCTTTGAAATTCTCATCGCCAACCTCGATTCAATCGGGTTGGCGGTCGTGCAGGTCGGCGATCCGTCATCCGAGAAATTGCAGCGCGCGCAGCAGCATTTTGTCAGGCTGGCTCCACCCGAACGCGCCGCAGTGATTCAGCACGCACAACTCTGGATTGGCCACGATACCCTCTGGCGCACCGTCGCCGCCGCAGTTGACAAACCGCAA harbors:
- a CDS encoding TonB-dependent receptor, giving the protein MKILLVSLVWAGSLWAQSALTGIVSDWATGRAIEGALIEVDLDTAAVSDRFGRYHTESYAAASIVVRISKPGYAPLAAVLVLADAEQTEYNVELKPFGQGPDGAGAFQDAPKYRLDDVTVTTSRVNSDYPVTFSNVNSTQLDRTNHAQDLPLLLTQLPNVNTYSDGGNGFGYSYLRMRGFSQNRVGVYLNGIPLNDAESHEVFWIDLPDFAEDVQDIQAQRGVGNSLYGAAALGGSINLVTTTPGQGDRPRLRAEGMYGSWNTRRASVQFSSGRVGERLGFAGRLTRMETDGYRFGSWAKMWSYYLAATRFSSRHTTRMIFYGGPERTHLAYEGISKEYLDGSVTGDRDSDRRFNPFTFAGEIDNFFQPHYELHDSWRVRDHVIADNSLYIFRGDGYYDQYRTEQDLSQYFFDLAPGELTTDLLQRRNIAELDGGWVPRVTWSHRYGQTVVGAELRLHKARHEGTVQWANALPADAEPDQHYYDYRVGKQVYAGYVHNLIQLARPLRLMADLQVKSQRYTMLDDRLFGVTLEQSFSAVSPRIGLNYRLLEASAGTPLTALYGNLSWAQREPAFRDLYNAQDYYSSPVVAPDRFAHGAAGGEYIGQMLDDEKLFNVEIGAIAQWRSAHIGVNYYRMQLTDAIVTDNGQLDDLGNLLSANADEVLHQGVEIVGGIAPLPGFKCSGNLALTDHAFVSYSEVDWNTFQPTQRDGNRIGQDPSYLANIQADFDHGNFFSGVGGRFVGKQFTDNSENKDTAIPAYTLAHLDLGYRLHNLPGNIPLAELRLRISNLFDKEHETVGYGSTYIVGAPRAIYTTLAVEL
- a CDS encoding Rrf2 family transcriptional regulator, which codes for MLISLQADYALRLLMFVARGHSEGKTFVTRDIAEQQHIPRVFLTKIVAYLSAEGLLETHRGKGGGIALARKPEEINMLEIIEAFEGSLAFNECTTDPHSCVRSQECTIRHVWREAEDNLRGFFRTRSLQDLLDIEKTQYFTQIQSIFQTSDNGATGDHPKPIPAVS
- the sufC gene encoding Fe-S cluster assembly ATPase SufC, with product MKQLEIRDLFVAVEGKEILKGLNLTVPVGEVHAIMGPNGSGKSTLSAAIMGHPKYEVTGGDIIWGGESLLELEPDVRAKQGLFLAFQYPQEIYGVSVNNFLRLAMTERFGQTPSFKEFDAEIKKWLELLEIRPEFTKRFLNEGFSGGEKKRNEILQMGMLKPEMAIMDETDSGLDIDALKIVSNGVNTLRGPNFGALVITHYQRLLNYIVPDYVHILVDGRIVKSGDKSLALTLEEQGYDWIKDEVAA